The Deltaproteobacteria bacterium sequence AGATTCTTCTCGCTACCTCCTCATGCCCTGGAATTTTCAATGGTTTTGATGGAGGATCATGGAAAAAGGCTTCTATTTTTTCTGACTAATCTGTCATTTAGACCTCCATTATTGTATTCTTTAGTATCATTTGCTGAAAGATTTTGTTGTTTTTCTTTAAATACTCATCTTCAAAATCCAAAAACTTTGCCGGCATAAATAAAACTCTAAATCCGTATCTATTTTCCTCTTTGAATACCTTAAAAAAATAGCTAGAAGCTCTTCTCCTTCCATCTTCTTCTCCCAAGGGCAACCCAATAACCTTTCTTCCGCCTTTTCCAGACAAAGAACTTCTCCATGAATAGTAGTTAAGGCCAAGGTTCCATAAACACTCTTCCCAGCTTGAGTATAAATTCTTTGACCTCCATAATTTTGTGTTGTTGCAAAGGTAAGAAAATCTCTTTGAATACGGCATATCAGTCTTATTATTGATAATATTTTTAAGAATTTCTCGAATATTTTGCTTCCTACTCCATTCAAAATCTGAAAACAAATTGCTATTCCTGGACTGTAATGAACCAAGGCCATTTCTTGACCGACTTCCCAACCCGCCAAAGTTTAACCATAACCATAACACCTTATAAAAATCTTCAATGAAATCTAAGCTTTCTGTAAGTAGTTTAACCTCAAGTTCAAAATTGCTCCCAGGTTTTATATAATTTCTACCAAACATCAGCTTTTTAACTGGCTTGCCACTTTTCTTAATCTGCCCAGTTGGCAAGTTCTCAATTGGCCCATAAGCCAAATAAGCTATGGGGTTCATTTGATCTCTTATTTTTCTACCCAATCCTTCCGGTAATCTTCTATCTTCATCATTAGTTATATTTGAAAAATCAAGCATTTTATTTTTTATTGAAATCCTAATCTTACTTGCCCCAATGCTCTCACTACTTGATCCAAAAAGTTCCATTTCTTTTTTGAGTTCCTTTTCCCCTAATAAAGCTCGATACCAGAAACGCAATGCGCCTTTTATGCTCTGAGTTCTAAGTTCACAATTCTCTCGCAATGCACCGCCAAGAAACATGGGTGTCAGCACTTCTAATTCACAATTTATCGTTTCCATGTCTCCCCTCTTTTTCCTGGAATATTAATTGGACTCTCTCCTCTCTGCATAAACTTCCCTATATCATGCAACAGTGCCCCTAAAATCAGGGCTTCTCTTTGGACCATTTTTGTGTACCCCTATACTCGCAACATATCAAAATTGCTCAGAAAATAACCTTACTCAAATCCTTCCCCTCCCCGGGGGGAGGGGAGTAAATTGAATTTTCATGGTTCGTG is a genomic window containing:
- the cmr1 gene encoding type III-B CRISPR module RAMP protein Cmr1; protein product: METINCELEVLTPMFLGGALRENCELRTQSIKGALRFWYRALLGEKELKKEMELFGSSSESIGASKIRISIKNKMLDFSNITNDEDRRLPEGLGRKIRDQMNPIAYLAYGPIENLPTGQIKKSGKPVKKLMFGRNYIKPGSNFELEVKLLTESLDFIEDFYKVLWLWLNFGGLGSRSRNGLGSLQSRNSNLFSDFEWSRKQNIREILKNIINNKTDMPYSKRFSYLCNNTKLWRSKNLYSSWEECLWNLGLNYYSWRSSLSGKGGRKVIGLPLGEEDGRRRASSYFFKVFKEENRYGFRVLFMPAKFLDFEDEYLKKNNKIFQQMILKNTIMEV